In Myxococcales bacterium, a single window of DNA contains:
- a CDS encoding MoxR family ATPase: MYDVRSLNELVARESAFIDRLFAEVGRVIVGQTYMIERILIGMLTGGHVLLEGVPGLAKTLTVRTLCDAISAKFARVQFTPDLLPADVIGTVIYNPQKAEFSSKLGPIFANLVLADEINRAPAKVQSALLEAMQERQVTIGEKTYPLPAPFIVMATQNPIEQEGTYPLPEAQIDRFMLMVKVTYPSREEERRIMDRTAGTEPPRATAVVKPQDLTNAAKVISQMYVDDRVKDYIVDVVFATRDPKSFGMKEIAPLVEYGASPRATIALNMAARAHAFLRHRGYVTPDDVKAIGLDVLRHRVVLTYEADAEQITAEQVVRRVFEVVPVP, encoded by the coding sequence ATGTACGACGTTCGGTCCCTCAACGAGCTTGTGGCGCGGGAGAGCGCCTTCATCGATCGGCTCTTCGCCGAGGTCGGCCGCGTCATCGTCGGCCAGACCTACATGATCGAGCGCATCTTGATCGGCATGCTGACGGGCGGTCACGTGCTGCTCGAAGGCGTCCCCGGTCTCGCGAAAACGCTGACGGTTCGAACGCTGTGCGACGCCATTTCGGCCAAGTTTGCCCGCGTTCAATTCACGCCTGACCTGCTCCCCGCCGACGTGATTGGCACGGTGATCTACAACCCGCAGAAGGCCGAGTTCTCGTCGAAGCTCGGCCCGATCTTCGCGAACCTCGTCCTCGCCGACGAGATCAACCGCGCCCCCGCCAAGGTCCAAAGCGCGCTCCTCGAGGCGATGCAGGAGCGGCAGGTCACCATCGGCGAGAAGACCTATCCGCTGCCAGCGCCGTTCATCGTCATGGCGACCCAGAATCCCATCGAGCAGGAGGGCACGTACCCGCTACCGGAAGCGCAGATCGATCGCTTCATGCTCATGGTGAAGGTCACATACCCGTCGCGCGAAGAAGAGCGACGCATCATGGACCGCACCGCCGGCACCGAACCGCCGCGCGCGACCGCCGTCGTCAAGCCGCAAGACCTCACGAACGCCGCGAAGGTCATCAGCCAGATGTACGTCGACGATCGCGTGAAGGACTACATCGTGGACGTCGTCTTCGCGACGCGCGATCCGAAGTCCTTCGGCATGAAAGAGATCGCGCCGCTCGTCGAGTACGGCGCCTCCCCACGCGCCACCATCGCGCTCAACATGGCGGCTCGCGCCCACGCGTTCCTCCGACACCGCGGGTACGTGACGCCCGATGACGTCAAGGCCATCGGCCTCGACGTGTTGCGCCACCGTGTCGTTTTGACCTACGAGGCCGACGCCGAGCAGATCACGGCGGAGCAGGTGGTGCGGCGGGTGTTCGAGGTCGTTCCGGTGCCCTGA
- a CDS encoding VWA domain-containing protein — MLLPLVAVLLVAGLIAALVLASVRRTRAERRFGEPALVSKLVTFDAAGRRAAKGALLVLAMALVLFAVARPQYGRGTRLIPARALDVIVVLDFSKSMYARDVAPSRIVRAKAEVSRLVTSLPGARFGAVAFAGEPISFPLTGDGAAIAQFFRQLEPNDMPVGGTATARAIERAREILARDTRAKGHARVIVLVTDGEDLEGDPVVAARAAAADGTRVDVVQIGGRAPEVIPDVGPDGRVVGPRRDESGKPLVTQLSAAGEAQLESIAREGGGVLIRAERGQTGIDKIARNLSRSVKEELSERVETVYGEAYTTPLALALLLLLAEVVIFETPRRRRSPRSDDGKKKPAPPVDAPVQPRAEVTS, encoded by the coding sequence ATTCTCCTCCCTCTCGTGGCGGTGCTGCTGGTGGCCGGTCTCATCGCGGCGCTCGTGCTTGCCTCCGTCCGGCGAACGCGCGCCGAGCGCCGCTTCGGGGAGCCGGCCCTCGTCTCGAAGCTCGTCACTTTCGACGCCGCGGGACGCCGCGCCGCCAAGGGCGCGCTTCTGGTTCTCGCCATGGCCCTCGTGCTGTTCGCGGTGGCGCGTCCTCAATACGGACGGGGCACGCGACTCATTCCCGCTCGAGCGCTCGACGTCATCGTGGTCCTGGACTTCTCCAAGAGCATGTACGCCCGCGACGTAGCGCCGAGTCGCATCGTGCGCGCCAAAGCCGAGGTGAGCCGTTTGGTCACGTCACTTCCCGGCGCGCGCTTCGGCGCCGTCGCCTTCGCTGGCGAGCCCATCAGCTTCCCGCTCACGGGCGACGGCGCGGCCATCGCACAGTTCTTCCGACAGCTCGAGCCTAACGACATGCCCGTCGGCGGCACGGCGACGGCCCGCGCCATCGAGCGAGCGCGCGAGATCCTCGCCCGCGACACGCGCGCGAAGGGACACGCGCGCGTTATCGTGCTGGTGACCGATGGCGAAGATCTCGAGGGCGATCCGGTCGTCGCCGCGCGCGCCGCGGCGGCCGATGGCACGCGCGTCGACGTGGTGCAGATCGGCGGGCGGGCCCCCGAAGTGATCCCCGACGTCGGCCCCGATGGTCGCGTCGTCGGCCCGCGACGCGACGAGAGCGGCAAGCCTCTCGTCACGCAGCTTTCGGCGGCCGGCGAGGCGCAGCTCGAGTCCATCGCTCGGGAGGGAGGCGGCGTTCTCATTCGCGCCGAGCGTGGTCAAACGGGCATCGACAAGATCGCGCGCAATCTGTCACGTTCCGTGAAGGAAGAGCTCTCGGAGCGCGTCGAGACGGTCTACGGCGAGGCCTACACGACGCCGCTCGCCTTGGCGCTGCTCCTGCTGCTGGCGGAGGTCGTGATCTTCGAGACGCCTCGCCGCCGGCGCTCGCCGCGAAGCGACGACGGGAAGAAGAAGCCCGCGCCGCCGGTTGACGCGCCTGTGCAGCCACGCGCGGAGGTCACGTCGTGA
- a CDS encoding VWA domain-containing protein, with protein sequence MKAPTSTSHRAALALRILGVIGGTSGFLLLGAAVPVVARGADWQSLRFANPLWLLLLVAIPFALYAATLGAEQRSPRLRVPLLLPLLAGPRGLRARLRDVPGMVRAAALIFAIVALARPQNLERVDTADELGIDIAIVLDLSGSMRAVMDGTPATQKGAKRPTRLSTAKDVILDFIAKRKTDRIGVVVFGKAAYVLSPPTLDYSLLSTLVSRMELDLIDGNGTAIGDAVGAGVARLRRSTARSKVAILLTDGDSNAGSVSPEYAAELASKHGVLIYTVQIGNGDDVEVEEGSDLFGQPRYVRRRYPVNPALLKKMSTDTGGESFVANDRKGLEESMHAILNRLEKTRIEAAQTNTEELFPFFLWPAALLVVFEAALRALVLRRFP encoded by the coding sequence ATGAAGGCGCCGACGTCCACCTCGCATCGAGCTGCCCTCGCGCTGCGCATCCTTGGGGTCATCGGCGGGACGTCGGGGTTCTTGTTGCTCGGCGCGGCGGTTCCCGTCGTCGCGCGCGGCGCCGACTGGCAGTCGCTCCGCTTCGCCAACCCGCTGTGGCTCCTTCTGCTGGTCGCGATTCCCTTTGCGCTCTACGCGGCGACCCTCGGCGCCGAGCAGCGGAGCCCACGCCTACGCGTCCCACTCCTCTTGCCCCTCCTTGCGGGGCCGCGAGGGCTTCGGGCTCGCCTCCGCGACGTTCCTGGCATGGTGCGTGCGGCCGCGCTGATCTTTGCCATCGTCGCGCTCGCCCGCCCGCAGAACCTCGAGCGCGTCGACACCGCCGACGAGCTCGGCATCGACATCGCCATCGTGCTCGACCTCTCGGGCTCGATGCGCGCCGTCATGGACGGAACGCCGGCGACGCAGAAAGGCGCCAAGCGCCCGACGCGCCTCTCGACCGCCAAGGACGTCATCCTCGATTTCATCGCCAAGCGGAAGACCGATCGCATCGGCGTCGTCGTCTTCGGCAAGGCCGCCTATGTGCTTTCGCCGCCGACGCTCGACTACTCGCTCTTGTCGACGCTCGTCTCGCGCATGGAGCTCGACCTCATCGATGGGAATGGAACCGCCATCGGCGACGCGGTGGGCGCCGGGGTCGCGCGGCTCCGGCGCTCGACGGCTCGCTCGAAGGTCGCCATCCTGCTCACCGACGGCGACTCGAACGCCGGCTCCGTGTCGCCGGAGTATGCGGCGGAGCTCGCCTCGAAGCATGGCGTACTCATCTACACCGTGCAGATCGGAAACGGCGACGACGTCGAGGTCGAGGAGGGCTCGGACCTCTTCGGTCAGCCGCGGTACGTGCGACGTCGCTACCCTGTGAACCCGGCGCTCCTCAAGAAGATGAGCACCGACACGGGCGGCGAGTCGTTCGTGGCCAACGATCGCAAGGGCCTTGAAGAGAGCATGCACGCGATCCTGAATCGTCTTGAGAAGACGCGCATCGAAGCCGCGCAGACGAACACCGAGGAGCTCTTTCCGTTCTTCCTCTGGCCCGCCGCGCTCCTCGTGGTCTTCGAGGCCGCGCTCCGGGCGCTCGTCCTCCGGAGGTTCCCGTGA
- a CDS encoding zinc-binding dehydrogenase, translating to MALSKHGGPEVLERQTVDLPEPGPREVRVRVRAVALNRLDLWVRKGLPNLKLTYPHRLGSDIVGEVDALGPGARGVSAVLGQRVVVNPGVSCGACARCLSGQDNLCPRYAILGENTQGGYGRHLNVPDANLLPFPDGLTFEEASAVPLVFLTAWQMVVRKAEVSAGQTVLVQAGGSGVGSAAIQIAKLMGARVIATAGSDEKCRRAKALGADEVINYREQDFLAECKSLTSKRGVDVVIEHVGGEVFEKSILAARWGGRVITCGATAGFTPTMDLRQIFFRQVSVLGSTMGPKGDLFPILELVAARRLRPVVGETLSLWEAPKAHAALESRDVFGKVVLSVD from the coding sequence ATGGCGCTGTCGAAACACGGCGGCCCGGAAGTCTTGGAGCGCCAGACCGTCGACCTGCCAGAGCCGGGGCCGCGCGAGGTGCGGGTTCGCGTACGCGCCGTCGCGCTGAACCGGCTCGACCTGTGGGTTCGGAAAGGTCTGCCCAACCTCAAGCTCACGTACCCGCATCGGCTCGGCTCGGACATCGTGGGAGAGGTTGACGCACTGGGGCCCGGTGCGCGCGGCGTCTCCGCGGTGCTCGGGCAGCGCGTCGTCGTCAACCCTGGCGTCTCCTGCGGCGCATGCGCGCGCTGTTTGAGCGGCCAAGACAACCTGTGCCCGCGCTACGCCATCCTCGGCGAGAACACGCAAGGCGGCTACGGGCGCCACCTCAACGTCCCCGATGCGAACCTCCTCCCCTTCCCCGACGGCCTCACCTTTGAAGAAGCGAGCGCCGTCCCCTTGGTCTTCCTCACGGCCTGGCAAATGGTCGTGCGCAAGGCAGAGGTCTCGGCGGGCCAAACGGTCCTGGTTCAGGCCGGCGGCAGCGGCGTCGGGAGCGCCGCCATCCAGATCGCCAAGCTCATGGGGGCGCGCGTCATCGCGACGGCCGGCTCCGACGAGAAGTGCCGGCGCGCCAAGGCGCTCGGCGCCGACGAGGTCATCAACTACCGCGAGCAAGACTTCCTTGCAGAGTGCAAGTCGCTCACGAGCAAGCGGGGCGTCGACGTCGTCATCGAGCACGTTGGCGGCGAGGTTTTCGAGAAGAGCATCTTGGCAGCCCGATGGGGCGGCCGCGTCATCACGTGCGGGGCCACCGCTGGCTTCACGCCGACGATGGACCTTCGCCAGATCTTCTTCCGCCAGGTCTCGGTCCTCGGATCGACGATGGGCCCAAAGGGCGATCTCTTTCCGATCTTGGAGCTGGTAGCGGCGCGGAGGCTGCGTCCCGTCGTCGGAGAGACACTGTCCTTGTGGGAGGCGCCAAAGGCGCACGCCGCGCTCGAGAGCCGAGACGTCTTCGGAAAGGTCGTCTTGAGCGTCGACTGA
- a CDS encoding DUF58 domain-containing protein: MIPKELLAQLRSIEIHTARLANENLTGNYASSFKGQGLAFREVRPYQRGDDVRTIDWNVSARMNEPFVKVFSEEREMTVMLVVDMSASERFGSKRADKARVASEVSALVAFSAIHNGDRVGLILSTDKVERMVPPKRGEKHVMRVVREILGFDVAGSGETEGIPAVHKERRAARRHAVDVGHVPLGARTDLSSALEALVRVARRRSVAFLISDFFAEGYEQALALAALKHDLIAVVLTDVRDTEMPDVGLATFEDLETGMSVVVDTSDARVRAAYAAEMRKLVERRNQTIRRLGIDSVEIRTDGVPVKPLRELFQRRARRAAR, from the coding sequence ATGATCCCGAAGGAGCTGCTCGCCCAGCTACGATCCATCGAGATCCACACCGCTCGTCTTGCGAACGAGAACCTCACGGGCAACTACGCCTCGAGCTTCAAGGGTCAAGGGCTCGCGTTCCGCGAGGTGCGCCCCTATCAGCGCGGCGACGACGTTCGCACCATCGACTGGAACGTCTCGGCGCGCATGAACGAGCCGTTCGTGAAGGTCTTCTCGGAAGAGCGAGAGATGACGGTGATGCTCGTCGTCGACATGTCGGCGAGCGAACGTTTTGGCTCGAAGCGCGCCGACAAGGCGCGCGTCGCGTCAGAGGTCTCCGCGCTCGTCGCCTTCAGCGCCATTCACAACGGGGACCGCGTCGGTCTCATCTTGTCGACTGACAAGGTCGAACGAATGGTGCCCCCGAAACGTGGCGAGAAGCACGTGATGCGCGTGGTCCGTGAGATCTTGGGCTTCGACGTCGCGGGGAGCGGAGAGACCGAAGGCATTCCCGCGGTGCACAAGGAGCGGAGGGCCGCGCGCCGTCACGCGGTCGATGTCGGCCACGTGCCGCTTGGGGCACGAACGGATCTCTCGTCGGCTCTTGAAGCGCTCGTTCGCGTAGCGCGCCGCCGCAGCGTCGCCTTCCTCATCAGCGACTTCTTTGCCGAGGGCTACGAGCAGGCGCTGGCGCTGGCGGCCTTGAAGCACGACCTCATCGCCGTCGTGTTGACCGACGTCCGCGACACCGAGATGCCCGACGTCGGCCTCGCGACCTTCGAAGATCTCGAAACGGGCATGAGCGTCGTCGTCGACACGAGCGACGCCCGAGTACGCGCGGCCTACGCGGCCGAGATGCGCAAGCTCGTCGAGCGTCGCAACCAGACGATTCGCCGACTCGGCATCGACTCGGTCGAAATTCGCACCGACGGCGTGCCGGTGAAGCCACTCCGCGAGCTCTTCCAAAGGCGCGCACGAAGGGCCGCGCGATGA
- the larB gene encoding nickel pincer cofactor biosynthesis protein LarB, with amino-acid sequence MDLPRLRQLLERVRDGSASVDDAASELRALPFADLGYATVDHHRALRQGVPEVVLGQGKTAEQIIGISRELATSGQNVLVTRIDGEKAKALVAAIPGFRHVELPRLCILEQAPIPALAPKAGPVVLISAGTSDLPVAEECGETLRLLGGRIERVYDVGVAGIHRLLHKRETLERASVVVVVAGMEGALPSVVGGLVRVPVIAVPTSVGYGAALEGFTALMCMLTSCASGITVVNIDNGFGAAFATARILRGGE; translated from the coding sequence ATGGATCTCCCTCGGCTGCGCCAGCTCCTCGAACGCGTCCGCGATGGCTCGGCCTCCGTCGATGACGCGGCCTCCGAGCTGCGCGCGCTTCCCTTCGCCGACCTCGGCTACGCGACCGTCGATCACCATCGCGCTCTCCGCCAGGGCGTGCCCGAGGTCGTCCTTGGCCAGGGAAAGACCGCCGAACAGATCATTGGCATCAGCCGTGAGCTCGCGACGAGCGGCCAAAACGTCCTCGTGACGCGGATCGACGGCGAGAAGGCCAAGGCGCTCGTCGCGGCGATTCCCGGGTTTCGCCACGTAGAGCTCCCGCGGCTGTGCATCCTCGAGCAAGCTCCGATTCCCGCGCTGGCCCCGAAGGCAGGGCCCGTCGTGCTTATCAGCGCCGGCACGAGCGACCTACCGGTCGCGGAAGAATGCGGCGAGACGCTGCGCTTGCTCGGTGGCCGGATTGAGCGCGTCTACGACGTCGGCGTGGCCGGCATCCACCGACTGCTCCACAAGCGAGAGACACTCGAGCGTGCCTCCGTCGTGGTGGTCGTGGCGGGGATGGAGGGGGCGCTGCCGAGCGTCGTCGGCGGCCTCGTCCGTGTGCCCGTCATCGCGGTTCCGACCTCCGTCGGCTATGGCGCTGCGCTTGAGGGCTTCACCGCGCTCATGTGCATGCTCACGAGCTGCGCGTCGGGCATCACCGTGGTGAACATCGACAACGGCTTCGGGGCTGCCTTCGCTACGGCGCGCATCCTTCGCGGAGGCGAGTGA
- a CDS encoding VWA domain-containing protein: protein MNRRRWPLFAALSLLAACSGTERTGPGALGGATGGAPTIERPETVSTAPTTGAACVQNIDIVFVMDVSSSMGPFLTKLAQEISVVDSALMAMSPGAAPYYGLAVFVDETKILNNGQPFANVPTLRAEFERWAKLTYQNSQLDNPEQNSTWPENSLDAIYGAASTFAWRPGSLRVVIHTTDDTFWEGPTTADGIAVQRNYAETVTKLKNEQVRVFSFAAQRGGPNEADDVSAGWFVPYKGADPIPKATFGGVFEIEKVVAGQLSLSDSIKGAVQSVLCAPYPKVN, encoded by the coding sequence ATGAACCGTCGACGCTGGCCCCTCTTCGCTGCACTCTCGCTCCTCGCCGCCTGCTCGGGGACGGAGCGCACCGGCCCCGGTGCCTTAGGGGGCGCGACCGGTGGCGCACCGACCATCGAACGCCCAGAGACCGTGTCCACCGCGCCGACGACTGGCGCGGCGTGCGTTCAGAACATCGACATCGTTTTTGTCATGGACGTCTCCAGCTCGATGGGACCGTTCCTGACGAAGCTGGCGCAGGAGATCTCCGTCGTCGACAGCGCCCTGATGGCCATGAGCCCCGGCGCCGCGCCGTATTACGGACTCGCCGTCTTCGTCGACGAGACCAAGATCCTGAACAACGGGCAGCCCTTCGCCAACGTGCCCACGCTCCGCGCCGAGTTTGAGCGCTGGGCGAAGCTCACGTATCAGAACAGCCAGCTCGACAATCCCGAACAGAACAGCACGTGGCCCGAAAACAGCCTCGACGCCATCTACGGCGCGGCGTCGACGTTTGCCTGGCGTCCGGGCAGCCTTCGGGTGGTCATCCACACGACCGACGACACCTTCTGGGAAGGGCCGACGACGGCTGATGGTATCGCGGTCCAGCGGAACTACGCCGAGACGGTGACGAAGCTGAAGAACGAGCAGGTGCGAGTCTTCTCCTTCGCGGCACAGCGCGGCGGGCCCAACGAAGCCGATGACGTCTCGGCGGGCTGGTTCGTACCCTACAAGGGGGCCGACCCGATCCCGAAGGCGACCTTCGGCGGCGTCTTCGAGATCGAAAAGGTCGTCGCCGGCCAGCTCTCGCTCTCCGACAGCATCAAGGGTGCGGTCCAATCGGTGCTCTGTGCTCCGTACCCGAAAGTGAACTGA
- a CDS encoding NUDIX domain-containing protein, whose translation MLTPPKLRPYRLSNKRVVGQHRIFRVEQQDVHSADGLPLRDVFTFACADWCNVVAVTPERELVLVWQYRFGTEVLELETPGGTVDEGEDPATTAARELREETGYEAERIESLGVVSPNPAIQGNRCHLFLATGCRKTSETDFDELEELEVALVPEAYTARLIDEGTVRHAIAVVALERFLRRR comes from the coding sequence ATGCTCACGCCGCCGAAACTCCGCCCCTACCGGCTTTCGAACAAGCGCGTCGTAGGACAGCATCGGATCTTCCGCGTCGAGCAGCAGGACGTTCACTCGGCCGACGGCTTGCCGCTTCGCGACGTGTTCACCTTCGCCTGCGCCGATTGGTGCAACGTGGTTGCGGTGACGCCCGAGCGTGAGCTCGTGCTCGTTTGGCAGTATCGCTTCGGGACCGAAGTGCTCGAGCTCGAGACGCCCGGCGGCACGGTTGACGAGGGCGAAGACCCGGCCACCACGGCGGCCCGCGAGCTGCGTGAAGAAACGGGGTACGAGGCCGAGCGTATCGAGTCTTTGGGGGTCGTTTCACCGAACCCCGCGATTCAGGGAAATCGCTGCCACCTGTTCTTGGCGACGGGATGTCGCAAGACGAGCGAGACCGACTTCGACGAGCTCGAGGAGCTCGAGGTCGCGCTCGTTCCGGAGGCCTACACGGCGCGCCTCATCGACGAGGGCACCGTGCGCCACGCCATCGCCGTGGTGGCTCTCGAGCGATTTCTACGCCGCCGCTAG
- a CDS encoding tetratricopeptide repeat protein, whose translation MSRRHRQLVAVGTAIVTLGLVACSRWDPSAPFERDSPTVQRAIESYDAGDARAATEGLAKYLGTGVCNEGAIGTPPLLLERREATFDLSLALFAIAEQFGGRLDETGVRPRDNVPKPFGEATSCASLVLRAVIDGKDTSVMLRARAHYLQGNLHFFAENYAEAVKSYEQALLLVPGVPDGGDSIGRDAAWNRAVALRRIEEKKDAGPPGDADGGGGAPEAGGKDGGSDAGNDSGGSSKDGGGGKDSGSGQGGDAGGKDENEEPKPPESDGGSSGAPEKPEPTTATPDERVLDALERAPLLQHELSRRAAQSRKVRGSADK comes from the coding sequence GTGAGCCGGCGTCATCGGCAGCTCGTCGCCGTCGGCACGGCCATCGTGACCTTGGGCCTCGTGGCTTGCTCGCGTTGGGATCCGAGCGCGCCCTTCGAGCGCGACTCACCGACGGTTCAGCGCGCCATCGAGTCGTACGACGCGGGTGATGCGCGCGCCGCAACGGAAGGGCTCGCCAAGTACCTCGGGACCGGCGTGTGCAACGAGGGCGCCATCGGCACGCCGCCCTTGCTCCTCGAGCGGCGCGAGGCGACCTTCGACTTGAGCCTCGCCCTCTTCGCCATCGCCGAACAGTTCGGCGGGCGTCTCGACGAGACTGGCGTCAGGCCCCGCGACAACGTGCCCAAGCCGTTTGGTGAAGCCACGTCGTGCGCGAGCCTCGTGCTCCGGGCCGTCATCGACGGCAAGGACACGAGCGTGATGCTTCGGGCACGTGCGCACTACCTCCAGGGCAATCTCCATTTCTTCGCTGAAAACTACGCCGAGGCCGTGAAGAGCTACGAGCAGGCGCTTTTGCTCGTGCCCGGAGTGCCGGATGGAGGCGACTCCATCGGCCGCGACGCCGCGTGGAACCGCGCCGTCGCGCTGCGTCGCATCGAGGAGAAGAAGGACGCCGGCCCCCCTGGTGACGCCGACGGCGGCGGCGGCGCGCCGGAGGCGGGCGGCAAGGACGGCGGCAGCGACGCAGGCAATGACAGCGGCGGCTCGTCCAAGGACGGTGGCGGCGGAAAAGACAGCGGCTCGGGGCAAGGCGGCGACGCCGGCGGCAAGGACGAGAACGAGGAGCCAAAGCCCCCGGAAAGCGACGGAGGGAGCTCGGGAGCGCCCGAGAAGCCGGAGCCAACGACCGCTACGCCCGACGAGCGTGTGCTCGACGCCCTCGAGCGAGCGCCCCTCTTGCAGCACGAGCTCTCGCGACGCGCGGCGCAGAGTCGAAAAGTGCGAGGCTCGGCTGACAAATGA